A region from the Manihot esculenta cultivar AM560-2 chromosome 13, M.esculenta_v8, whole genome shotgun sequence genome encodes:
- the LOC110630482 gene encoding probable glucan endo-1,3-beta-glucosidase A6, protein MTVMDFVPLFIFALVVSVCSAEISSKVGINWGGLGNNLPSPTRSVELIKSIGAKQIKIYNADPDILNALKNTDFVVSIMVPNEIIANISKSQYLSDRWVQTNVVPFYPEVKIRYLLVGNEILTNPDLGTWYNLVPAMRRIKSSLKTHKIHKVKVGTPSAMNVLESSFPPSSGTFRSDISAPIMKPMLQFLNRTKSFFFVDVYPYFAWADNSKDINLDYALLESTNVTYTDPVTNLTYTNLFDQMLDAIVFAMKRLGYPDIRIFIAETGWPNNGDLDQIGANIYNAATYNRNIVKKLTTKPAIGTPARPGSVIPSFIFALYNENQKPGPGTERHFGLLYPNGSQVYEIDLSGKTPESEYTKPLPAPTNNEPYKGKIWCVAGKGANKTALGDALSYACSQGNKTCEQIKPGKSCFKPDSLVWHASYSFSSYWAQFKKLGGTCYFNGLATQTAKDPSFGHCKFPSVSLL, encoded by the exons ATGACAGTGATGGATTTTGTTCCTCTCTTCATTTTTGCTCTCGTTGTTTCCGTTTGCA GTGCTGAGATCTCGAGCAAGGTTGGAATAAATTGGGGTGGGCTGGGAAATAACCTTCCATCACCGACGAGGTCAGTGGAGCTTATCAAATCAATCGGAGCCAAACAAATCAAAATCTACAATGCGGATCCTGACATCCTTAATGCCCTCAAGAATACCGACTTCGTTGTCTCTATCATGGTACCCAACGAAATCATTGCCAACATCTCCAAAAGCCAATATCTCTCCGATCGATGGGTGCAGACCAATGTTGTGCCTTTCTACCCTGAGGTAAAAATCCGATATCTCCTTGTTGGTAACGAAATCCTCACTAACCCTGATCTGGGGACATGGTACAATCTTGTGCCGGCCATGCGTCGAATCAAGAGTTCCTTGAAAACCCACAAAATCCATAAGGTTAAAGTTGGGACTCCATCGGCAATGAATGTCCTGGAATCGTCTTTCCCACCTTCAAGTGGAACTTTCCGATCAGATATTTCGGCTCCGATAATGAAACCCATGTTGCAGTTTTTGAACCGGACTAAATCGTTCTTCTTCGTCGACGTCTACCCTTATTTCGCCTGGGCCGATAACTCGAAAGACATCAATCTCGATTACGCTCTTCTCGAGTCCACCAATGTGACATACACCGACCCGGTCACCAACCTCACTTACACCAATCTCTTTGACCAAATGCTGGATGCTATCGTCTTCGCCATGAAACGGCTCGGGTACCCGGATATCCGGATTTTCATCGCGGAAACGGGTTGGCCCAATAACGGCGATCTCGACCAAATCGGAGCCAATATTTACAATGCTGCCACTTACAACCGCAACATAGTAAAAAAGCTCACCACCAAACCCGCCATTGGCACTCCAGCCAGGCCCGGCTCTGTGATTCCTTCTTTCATCTTCGCATTATATAATGAGAATCAGAAACCGGGTCCTGGCACGGAGCGGCATTTCGGGTTGCTATACCCTAACGGTTCACAAGTATACGAGATCGACCTCAGTGGAAAGACACCGGAATCAGAGTATACAAAGCCGTTACCGGCACCGACAAACAATGAACCATATAAAGGAAAGATATGGTGCGTGGCGGGTAAAGGAGCAAACAAGACTGCGCTGGGGGATGCGTTATCGTATGCATGCTCGCAGGGGAACAAAACTTGCGAGCAGATCAAACCGGGAAAATCGTGTTTCAAACCGGATTCATTGGTTTGGCACGCGAGCTACTCGTTTAGTTCGTATTGGGCCCAGTTTAAGAAGCTGGGCGGGACCTGTTATTTCAACGGGCTAGCGACGCAGACAGCTAAAGACCCAA GTTTTGGGCACTGCAAATTTCCAAGTGTGAGTCTATTGTGA
- the LOC110630425 gene encoding pentatricopeptide repeat-containing protein At3g25210, mitochondrial encodes MMFLSLRQLCTSISKRHKLSFYAFSPLASHPRMTNSSVFLRPLSSLPSANNTQSPPTEDSELQIPPIRRTRTRTPLETQFETWTENLKPGFTPTDVDAALRAQSDPDLALDIFRWTAQQRNYKHNHVTYLTMIKTLIDGRRYRHAETLVEEVLAGACDVSVPLYNSMIRFCCNRKFLFNRAFDVYKKMLKSDDCKPTLETYTLLLNSLLRRFNKLNVCYVYLHAVKSLTKQMKASGVIPDTFVLNMIIKAYATCREVDEAIRVFREMGLYGCYPNAYSYSYIVKGLCEKGRVGQGLGFYKEMKGKLLVPSGSTFMILICSLAIEGRFEEATEVVFYMLGQSKTPDLLTYKTLLEGLCREGKSDEAFELLEECRKKDRLMSQKTYKTLLNSLHFLNQE; translated from the coding sequence ATGATGTTTCTAAGCTTACGGCAACTGTGCACCTCTATATCCAAAAGGCACAAACTTTCATTTTATGCGTTCTCACCTCTCGCTTCTCATCCTCGAATGACGAATTCTTCAGTCTTTCTCCGCCCTTTGTCCTCCTTACCCTCTGCCAATAACACTCAATCGCCGCCgacagaagacagtgagcttCAAATCCCTCCAATCCGAAGAACACGAACCCGAACACCGCTCGAGACCCAATTTGAAACATGGACGGAAAATCTCAAACCCGGGTTCACCCCTACTGATGTCGATGCCGCCCTTCGTGCCCAATCAGATCCTGATCTTGCGCTCGACATCTTCCGCTGGACTGCGCAGCAGCGAAATTACAAGCACAACCATGTCACCTATCTCACAATGATCAAAACCCTCATCGATGGTAGGCGATACCGCCACGCAGAAACTCTAGTGGAAGAGGTACTAGCCGGCGCTTGTGATGTGAGTGTTCCTCTATACAATTCCATGATTCGTTTCTGTTGCAATCGTAAGTTCCTGTTTAACCGTGCTTTTGATGTGTATAAAAAAATGTTGAAGTCGGATGATTGTAAGCCCACGCTTGAAACCTATACGTTGTTGTTGAATTCGCTGCTTAGAAGATTTAACAAGTTAAATGTTTGCTATGTCTATTTACATGCTGTTAAGTCTCTGACAAAGCAAATGAAGGCGTCTGGTGTGATACCAGACACTTTTGTTTTGAATATGATCATTAAGGCTTATGCAACATGCCGAGAGGTTGATGAGGCTATTAGAGTTTTTCGCGAAATGGGTTTGTATGGATGCTACCCAAATGCATATTCGTATAGTTATATAGTGAAGGGGTTGTGTGAGAAGGGGAGAGTAGggcagggtttagggttttataAAGAAATGAAGGGTAAACTATTGGTGCCCAGTGGGAGTACTTTCATGATTTTGATTTGTAGTCTTGCAATAGAAGGGAGGTTTGAGGAAGCAACTGAAGTGGTTTTTTATATGTTGGGGCAGTCAAAAACACCGGATTTGTTGACATACAAGACTCTTTTGGAAGGGTTGTGTAGGGAAGGGAAGAGTgatgaagcttttgagctaCTTGAGGAATGCAGAAAGAAGGATAGATTGATGAGCCAGAAGACTTACAAAACTTTATTGAATTCGTTGCATTTTCTCAATCAAGAGTAG
- the LOC110629357 gene encoding peptidyl-prolyl cis-trans isomerase FKBP15-1, whose amino-acid sequence MNVSCASRAALIFHLLVLFALASAKKSGDVSELQIGVKHKPESCEIQAHKGDRIKVHYRGKLTDGTVFDSSFERGNPFEFELGSGEVIKGWDQGLLGMCVGEKRKLKIPAKLGYGDPGSPPVIPSGATLIFDTELVAVNGKPSSGGEANDSEL is encoded by the exons ATGAATGTCAGCTGCGCTTCGAGAGCGGCCTTGATTTTCCACCTGCTGGTTCTGTTTGCCTTGG CTTCGGCGAAGAAATCAGGCGATGTATCTGAGTTGCAGATCGGCGTAAAG CATAAGCCTGAATCTTGTGAAATCCAGGCCCATAAGGGAGATAGAATCAAAGTACACTATCGG GGAAAACTCACAGATGGAACTGTTTTTGATTCCAGCTTTGAGAGGGGCAATCCATTTGAATTTGAACTTGGAAGTGGTGAAGTTATCAAAG GTTGGGACCAAGGACTTTTAGGAATGTGTGTAGGCGAGAAGCGAAAGTTGAAAATACCTGCAAAACTTGGTTATGGGGATCCGGGATCCCCACCTGTGATTCCTA GTGGAGCAACACTAATATTTGACACAGAGCTTGTCGCAGTGAATGGAAAACCATCAAGCGGAGGGGAAGCAAATGATAGTGAGCTATAG